The Kribbella jejuensis region TATCGCTCCGATGACCTGTCGGCGCAGCCGCAGCGGCAAGGCATGCACGGAGTGGAAGCCGGCCGCGGCCGTCGCCGCGTGGAAGCGCGGCCAGCGGGCCTTGACCTCGGCCAGGTCGAGGTTCACGACCGGTTGCCCGGTGGTGAAGCACTCCAGACAGGGTCCTCCGGACTCCTGCAGCTCGAACAGCTCCAGCAAGCGGGCCTGGTCGCTGGTGGAGGCCAGCACATGCAGTTGCCCTTGCGGGTCGGCCAGGAGGAGACCGGCCGCGTCGGCCTGGAGCAGTTCGACGCTGCGCTCGGTCAGGGTGTGCAGGAAGTCGATCACGTCGAAATCGGCGACGAGGGTATCGGCAAGCTCGACGAACACGCCTGCCAGTTGCTGCTGCCTGCTCATGGCATTCTCTTTCCTGACGTGATCGCTATATCCGGGTCGTAGCTATTCATGATGATCGTCCTCGGGCCCGAAACGTAATTTCCGGGTGACCACGTCCTTGGCCACATCGATCAGTGGACGTTGGCTGCTGTACGCGTGGGCCTGCAGGCGCAACAGAGCCTCGGCAAGGCTGATCCCGGCCTGCGCCGTGATCATGCCGGTCGCCTGATGAATCTCACGGCGGCTGTCGACGGCCTCGGCCAGCTCAGGATGCAGCGGCCGGCCCGGCGCGGCGTCGTCCTGCAGATGCAACAGGATCGTCGTGGCTGCCTCGGCGAATGCCAGCGCCCCGGCCAGCTGAGGACTGTCCAGCGGACCGGTCGTGTCACGGTACAGGTCGAGGGTTCCGAGCCGGATCGCACCGACCTGCAGCGGGAACGCGAACACGGCAGCGATACCTGTCTCGAGGGCGGCGGCGGTGAAGCCCGGCCACCGCGAGGCTCCCGTGGCGGCCAGGTCCGGCTGCAGCACCGGCCGCCCATCTGACGACGCGTCCACGCACGGGCCCTCGCCGAGGGTCGCCTGGAGGTCTTCCATCACCGCGGCCGGCCCGTCCGTGGCAGTGATCGTGCCGCCGTGGCCGGCAGCCGTCAGCAACGCCAGCCCCACTCCGGTGACCGGTATCGCCACCACACAGGCACGGCAAAGGCGCTCCGGGAGCCCCGCTGTCCCACCGGCTGTGATATCGGCCAGGATCCGCCGAACCCGCAAGGATGACACCTGACCAGACCGCCCTCCCACACCATGTCGTCGACCGAAGCCCGCCCCCGATCATCCGGCACGCACAGAGACCGCGGCGATTCTGGTGGGAGGCCGACGGGTGCTGACCAACTCGTCCACCACGACGCGGAGCTTGTTGTTGTCCTGCGAACAGCGGCGCAACACTGCGAACGCCTGGTCGGCGTCGATTGCGTAGCGTTCCATCAGCCGCCCCTGAGCCTGACCGATGGTCGAGCTGGCCTCTGCCACCTGCGCCAGCATCGATGTCCGCTGCACGGTGTCGACCGCGACTGAGGCGTGCCGGGCCAGCACGCTCGCGATGACCTCGTCTGCGGCAGTGAACTGGCCCGGGTGGGCCTGGTAGAGATTGAGCGCGCCGAGAGGCGACCGGGTGGTGAACAGCCGGACTGTGAGCACGTTGCGCAGCCCCAGCTCGGCCACCGCTGGACTCCACCGCGGCCACCGCGGATCACTGACTGTGTCGCCGACCAGGACGTCGTAGTGCTCGCTGCCCACCGGGACACAGGGTCCCTCACCGTACTCCAGTTGGAGCTGATCAGCGTGCTCCACCCGCAGGTCCGTGACACCGGCCGTCTGCAAATGGTTCCCGCGCTGCATCAGGATCAGCCCGGCGCAATCGCATCCGGGGAGGCGCAGCGCGCAGTCCAGCACCAGGTCCACCGTCTCGGCCATGGTTGCCGCGCTGTACAACTCGACCGCCAACTCCCCGAACGCGGCGGCCACCAAGCCTGTCGGCCGTGAACCTGCACTGCGGTGGTGACTGCTCTTGGACAGCTGATGGTCCACAGGTTGTGTGAGAAACATGGGCCGACTCCCTGCAACGAACACCCCGATGGAGGGCAGCCGGGTCCAGGGCAGCCGAATACCGCTTCGAATTTCAGCGATGTGATGCCTCGAACATACCGCCATTTCGCGCCCACAGCACTACTGAAGTCCTTGCTTGCGGACGTCGAAGGTCCAGTCGTGCCGCGATCCCGGGCCGAACTCCGACGAATCGGACCACCGCGGTGTCCGCGGGCCGGAATTTCGTCATCCGGCGGCGATCGTCCGGGCCCGGCGCAACTCGGCCCCGACATCACGGAGGTGGCGGAGCACCGCGCCGTACGACGCGGACGCCGAGGCCTCCACGTAGGGCACCTGGTGCGACTCACAGAAGCGCCGAACCACCGGCTGCGCCACCCGGAGATTGGGCCGCGGCATGCTCGGGAACAGATGGTGCTCGATCTGGTAGTTGAGGCCACCCAGCACGAAGTCGAGGACCGGCCCGCCACGCACGTTGCGAGACGTGATCACCTGCCGCAACAACGGGTCAGCGGCCTGCTCGGCGGACAGAACC contains the following coding sequences:
- a CDS encoding GAF and ANTAR domain-containing protein; protein product: MSRQQQLAGVFVELADTLVADFDVIDFLHTLTERSVELLQADAAGLLLADPQGQLHVLASTSDQARLLELFELQESGGPCLECFTTGQPVVNLDLAEVKARWPRFHAATAAAGFHSVHALPLRLRRQVIGAINLFCRTESNLSDDDIVVGQALSDVATIGLLQERTVRHGEIVAEQLQAALNSRIVIEQAKGVLAERAGIGVDAAFTTLRSYARRNGRKLSVVAAAVIDGSLDAAPAQPEGHSKRSPRS
- a CDS encoding GAF and ANTAR domain-containing protein, producing the protein MVAIPVTGVGLALLTAAGHGGTITATDGPAAVMEDLQATLGEGPCVDASSDGRPVLQPDLAATGASRWPGFTAAALETGIAAVFAFPLQVGAIRLGTLDLYRDTTGPLDSPQLAGALAFAEAATTILLHLQDDAAPGRPLHPELAEAVDSRREIHQATGMITAQAGISLAEALLRLQAHAYSSQRPLIDVAKDVVTRKLRFGPEDDHHE
- a CDS encoding GAF and ANTAR domain-containing protein, with protein sequence MFLTQPVDHQLSKSSHHRSAGSRPTGLVAAAFGELAVELYSAATMAETVDLVLDCALRLPGCDCAGLILMQRGNHLQTAGVTDLRVEHADQLQLEYGEGPCVPVGSEHYDVLVGDTVSDPRWPRWSPAVAELGLRNVLTVRLFTTRSPLGALNLYQAHPGQFTAADEVIASVLARHASVAVDTVQRTSMLAQVAEASSTIGQAQGRLMERYAIDADQAFAVLRRCSQDNNKLRVVVDELVSTRRPPTRIAAVSVRAG